In Prosthecomicrobium sp. N25, one DNA window encodes the following:
- a CDS encoding TRAP transporter small permease subunit, protein MSGLLRFSSSIDGLNTLIGKLVSWLILMAVLVSSINAIIRKVFDQSSNAWLELQWYLFGAVFMLGAAWTLLRREHIRIDILFNTFPRRVRLWIELLGHILFLMPFVMLMVYESTDFVIRSIQLQEMSFNAGGLIVWPAKALVLVGFFLLFLQGISEIIKQVAVIRGILPEPETGSSHGQNSHES, encoded by the coding sequence ATGAGCGGACTGCTGCGCTTCAGCTCGAGCATAGACGGCCTGAATACCTTGATCGGCAAGCTCGTGTCCTGGCTGATCTTGATGGCCGTGCTGGTCAGTTCCATCAACGCCATCATCCGCAAGGTGTTCGACCAGAGCTCCAATGCCTGGCTCGAATTGCAGTGGTATCTCTTCGGTGCGGTCTTCATGCTCGGCGCGGCCTGGACGCTGCTCCGGCGCGAGCACATCCGCATCGATATCTTGTTCAATACGTTTCCGCGCCGGGTGCGGCTGTGGATCGAGCTCCTCGGCCACATCCTGTTTCTGATGCCCTTCGTCATGCTGATGGTCTACGAGTCCACGGACTTCGTCATACGCTCCATCCAGCTTCAGGAAATGTCCTTCAATGCCGGCGGCCTGATCGTCTGGCCCGCGAAGGCGCTGGTGCTGGTTGGTTTCTTCCTGCTCTTCCTTCAGGGGATCTCGGAGATCATCAAGCAGGTCGCGGTGATCCGAGGCATCCTGCCCGAGCCGGAAACGGGCTCGTCGCACGGCCAGAACTCGCACGAATCCTGA